Proteins from a single region of Carettochelys insculpta isolate YL-2023 chromosome 17, ASM3395843v1, whole genome shotgun sequence:
- the TMEM74B gene encoding transmembrane protein 74B, whose translation MATCRPLELRSLGSGPAHARCPAPPPPEEDEGGGAALSPGSEDGRQPPPAGRSADYGFVSALACLLGGIALVAVAYAVPREPRVDPAAVPAREMERLERYYARLGARLDKCIIAGLGLLTLGGMLLSSLLLLALHRGELSRRRTCPAARGPRKTYGSINLRLRQLSSEGGQPLVENELVQAAEPTAISQGS comes from the coding sequence ATGGCGACCTGCCGCCCGCTGGAGCTGAGGAGCCTGGGGAGCGGCCCGGCCCACGCCCGCTgccccgcgccgccgccgccggaggAGGACGAGGGAGGCGGCGCGGCGCTCTCGCCAGGCTCCGAGGATGGCCGCCAGCCCCCGCCCGCCGGCCGCTCGGCGGACTACGGCTTCGTCTCCGCGCTGGCCTGCCTGCTGGGCGGCATCGCGCTGGTGGCCGTGGCCTACGCCGTGCCCCGGGAGCCGCGCGTGGACCCCGCCGCCGTGCCGGCCCGCGAGATGGAGCGGCTGGAGCGGTACTACGCGCGCCTGGGCGCCCGCCTGGACAAGTGCATCATCGCGGGGCTGGGCCTGCTGACCCTGGGCGggatgctgctctccagcctgctcctgctcgcCCTGCACCGGGGCGAGCTCTCCCGGAGAAGGACCTGCCCGGCCGCCCGGGGCCCCCGGAAAACCTACGGCTCCATCAACCTGAGACTCCGGCAGCTGAGCAGCGAGggggggcagcccttggtggagaACGAGCTCGTCCAGGCGGCAGAGCCCACAGCCATCAGCCAGGGCTCTTAG